The genomic region GTTTCCTTTTGCTCACCGCAATCACATACTATATACCGATCGAGGCTGTCATCTTCTTACACTTGGTATCATCACATTGCGGCAAATCAATTCAAGATTCACCAGTTTTTGTAGTGATACGTAAAAATCAAAGCAGCTATATCACTGGGAAAACAATGAGGCCCGCCGCACCACATCCGCCCTCAAAGCACGCAGAGCCGCGGCCAGGCGGTTCCGGAGAGCCCCTCCTCCTGCCAATCCCTGGCGGGCATCGGAAGAAAGTTGCGTCTGTCCGTGCGTGGCTGACGGTGGATTCCACGGGAGAAGCCCAGGTGGTGGAGGCCGGCAAACATGCCATCATGCGGAGGACAGGCCTGCCGGGCCGCGATCTCCGGATACTAGACCCGGTTTTGTCGTATCCCTCCACTGTTTTGGGTCGTGAGCGGGCCATCGTGGTTAATTTGGAGCATATAAAAGCGATAATCACTGCCCAAGAGGTGTTGTTTCTGAATTCAACAGACCCTTTAGTCACTCCTTTTGTTAAGAAGCTTCAAGGGATCTTCCGCCATCGTCAAGCTGAGAAGGCGCCTCAGGTTGCTCTCTCAAGAAAACTGATATTTACGAATGAGTAGATGATGAACTTCAACTGTTACTTCTTCTTTAtctggaaaattttgaatgatatgaattgaaattttttaggTTGTGATAATTGTTTCATTAATAGTGTGTTAGTAGATATAAGGATTTCATGCTTATGGTTTCTTATAATGTCTAATGTTGTTGCATATATGTATCAGCATCAATGTTTTGTGATGTTATCCTCTTTTTTCCTCAAGTGTTCCCACATTACTCTGTTTCAccaattgtttttttcttgacCTTCTTTCGATTAATATCTGTAATTTGCATCAGTTACTTCTGATATGTGATCCAATGTTACTAGGTTCAATCTTATTGTATTAAAATGTTATATAATCTTATACACCAGTCACCAGTTTCTTTGAACTTATCTGATGAGATGATGCCATGGTATATAAGGAAGCTGGAGGGGATGGTAATAATGTGGAATGGGAAAATTCGTACAACTTGCAAGCGCCTCAACTGATGGCTGTTGCTGATCATCAAAGTTTTCCGAGTACAAATGAAGAGGGAAATGCAGATGGGGAGCAACAAGTCGCTGAGAATGCACATGGGCTGAAGCTTCTTCCATTTGAGTTTGTTGCACTGGAGGCATGTCTTGAGGCTGCTTGCAGTAGCTTGGACAACGAAGTATGCATTTCTTGTCCTACAGGTTCTACTCGTAAATTGCAATGTTTTTCTATTGTCTTGTCCTTATGGTTAATCTCAGATGTTGGTCGAAGTGAAGCTTTTGCTTGTTTCTAtcttacatttaattatttattgcttTGCATCAATTTGAAACAAGGCAAAACGACTGGAGCAAGAAGCGCATCCAGCACTGGATAAGCTAACCTCTAAGATCAGCACTCTCAATTTAGAGCGCGTGCGGCAAATTAAAAGCCGCTTGGTTGCAATGGCTGGGCGTGTGCAAAAGGTTATCTTTTTCGGTTTTCCTATAATCCTGAAGTGTCTGCTGTTGCAACTTTATAGTCGTTTGGCTTTGGATGAGATTTTCTACTTGTTAATTGTTGTATTTGTCAGTATATGCCTTTCCTTGACTTGTATCTATGTTTTACATTTGTCTCCAGCCAAAGCAGTTGATTAATCTTTGGGTGCTCACTTGTTTGCACCATCTGAATCTTAATACTTTCTAATTACTTCCTTATTGCAGGTGAGGGATGAACTAGAGCATTTGCttgacgatgatgatgatatggCAGAGATGTATCTCACTGATAAGCTTGAGCTGCAGCAGCTTGAAAACTCTTCTGCTTCTTCTATAAATGAGCAAGATGGAATAGTCGAAGAAGTGGTTCCCCCCTATCTGGAGAATAGGCATGTGAAGCCTCTCGGCTACTTTAGTTTTGGGCATATGtaaataatctatttaaaaaagtttacaGTAACATCCCTTGAAGTTATATTTAACAGTGTAATCTCTTGCGTAAAGTATAGTAGTCAGGATACATTGtaatcattcaaaaataaaaaatgttcttGTAATAACTCTATTCTCATCATGTAGGGCTCCTGTTGAAAACTTAATGGGATGTGGTGGGAATTCCTTTGTTTCTGATGCTGATATCCAGGAAACTGACGTCCAGCAGGAGCAGAACATCGGTGAATCTAATACTTTTAGAAGACACAGTCATCGTACTCATACTAGCATGCACAGTGCTACTAGCAAGAACCTTGATGTGGAGGAGCTTGAGATGATCTTGGAAGCGTACTTTGTGCAGATTGACGGCACACTGAATAAACTATCCACCGTACGTGCTATCACTCTTTCTTCATTGTCCTTGTGCCAATTATGTCTCGTTTAGGTGTAAAAGCGTGATGATAATTGGATGCTGAAAAGGAATAGAGTCTATTTATTTCTGATATATATTCTACTCGTGCATTTAAAGAGTAAGAAGCTAACTAAAGGTAGATACATCATTAACGCTTcaattattactatatttgCATAGATTAGTTAACCTCTTGTCTACACAATGTTAATTGATGCTGTCCTGATGCAATAATGCTTTATAGATGTCTTTTTTCATTCATCTGAGTTTCTTAAGCATCTAACaaaatgggtaaattacactgACACCTCCCATGAGGCTAGGTATTAAGCAAGTACTCCCTTGGTAGTTCAAAATCATGCAAACCTCCAAGGTCTGCTTCATCCAAcattgacattttcttttcttttttgtgtggAAAGCTGAGGGAGTACGTTGACGACACCGAAGATTACATCAACATCATGTTGGACGACAAACAGAACCACCTTCTGCAGATGGGAGTCGTGTTATCCACAGCAACAGTCGTGGTGAGCGCTTTCGTGGCCTTGACTGGTGTTTTCGGTATGAACATAACAATCGAGTTGTTCGACAGTGACAAGGCTGGGATGCCTGAGTTCCTCTGGACAGTTGGGGGAGGCACAATGGGTTGTCTTTTCTTGTACATAGCCGCAATTGCATGGTGTAAACACAAACGGCTATTGGAATGAGTTCTTAGAAACTGTGTTCTTGAGATATTATTGCCTCTCACCGGCCCCTGCATTGTCCCGATAAAAATCTACCGTTCTGTGATAACTCAAAGGCAGAAACAATACGGTCGATCAATGTTCCTATCATTTGTTTCTCTGTTACCAAGTTCTTGGTCTGGATCATTGTTCATCTGTCCAACTATGAAGTGAGAGCTTTTCCTGAGTTCTTTGCCTGAATTTTGTCATCAGGAGTTTTTGTTGCCATGCTGCTTCCTTCCTTCTGGAGATTTACTCCATGTCGAATGAACGGAATAacaggaaaaaattatatgcaccGAGCgtgaaaaaatcaaatggtGTGCAGTATATGACACTAAAATTCagattcatatattatatttacctttgattggtttatttatataaactatctctacattttttgtaattacaaaaattattccCGACAATAAAAAACAGAGAAAGTTTGTACAATAATGTCAACGATTTTGGGCGGTTTAtgtgtgatttttaaaaagcgggattatttgtgtaaataatgttgatgTTGCTTATgagtgtatatgtaattttttaaaagacagTATGGTTTCTGTAATTAGATCATAGATAAGGAGTGTAGATGCAATTATCTTATGTTTTCACACCTAATACatataacaaatttttcagaaatttgacAGTATTTATAAGGCTTTATTATATGGTATGGTTTTCTGGAAAttcatattatcattaatttgataaaactgTCAACTCTTTTTACTAATTCAACCAAGTTGATGTAAGTGCTGCTAAATTTTGGCTTCAAATTCCATTATTAAgatttatggtaaattacgacagttatttctgaaatttatcataattataaatacatttttattgtttgaaaaattacaaatattccctAAAATTATTAGTCTTCTAACAAATACACCTCTACAATGAGCTGTTATAAGAACGTATTTGTTATACGatcattaattatagaaagtatttataatttttcgaacaatgagaagtatttataattatgataaatttcaaaaaagtcCGTTATATTTTACCTTAAGATTTAATATTAGGCTTATGAGAATTCATATTACTACTGATTTGATATAGTTGCATAATTATGGATGTAGGAATATAGAGATCGTGCCATGTAAACGCGACAAACACggtatatatatcaaatatatgatACATTATTGTTTGAATATCGGATTCAATGcaatataattactttttttcttgatttttaattttgtatcttatattatatataagtatctcaaattatataatacaaataatattaataaatttgatgtaggtagttatatattaaaaattttaattaaatagtagAATGAATacatttaactaatttttttttatttttttaatgagtaATATCAgtttagattaaatattttaacatagttttcaatctaaataaattatataatacgaagaatataattaactatttttttattttttcaatgggTACTTtcaatttagatttaaattcttaataaaataaattatataatacaaaaaatacatttaattatttttttattttttcaataagtaatatcaatttaaattgaaatactCTAACTTAATTTTcgatcaaaaataaattacataatataaagaatacattcttctgattttttatttttttcaattagtaatgtatcatttttttatttaggtacTTTAACATAGtttttctttatctaaaataaattatataatatgaagaatatatttaacattttttttttcatatagagtttgatatatacaaaattgtttaaaaatttatatttaataccatAATTCTTTAtaactagtatatatataagtatataaatatataaaaaaatacttaaaaatagtATCAATGAGGGTTCGATACAAAACTCAGAACCCACCATAGCCCCGACCGGTTTCATTTTATTGGCCTCGGCCTGCCCAACTTTCATACCAAATACTCGCTCCAACTAGGGGCGAGCCCCAACTCCGTTGCCATCTCTATCTGAGAGAGACTAACAGTGTCTCGTACATGATGTTATTGTTCGAGTTTGTGCTCGAATTTTTTTAAGCCCGAGTTTGAGCTCAACAAGATTTTATTGttcgagctcaagctcgatTCATGTATAATGAGCTCAAGCTCAACAAGCCTactagatatatatatatatatatatataataaattattgattaagtttgttgatcttattatataaatatatatgtaataaaatgacaataaaaataattaaaattgttcaaccatcatcatcattattatgaTGATCTTTCGATTAATTCATTGAAATCACTAAATATTCtctttagattaattcatagaaatcactaaattttgacataaatttataagtagtAAAATAGAGTGCATAATTCATACTATGTATTTTGATATGAATATAAAACTCacaaatagatataaaaaatcataaattaattattaggacttgtcaatttaaaaaaatataagagattacaaatagatattaaaatataatataaaatttatatgtgtcatattaaataattattttttaaaaaaatattagaatttactaaattattgattaaacttgcTTTTGTATAAAGATGAAATGTATGAACAAAAGTAccatagtttattattatctaaaataaaatatatggtattgattaataattataatacatgatcaattttgagtataaaattgataaagtattgaattttgaatggaacacataaaaattttaaaaataaaaatatatataaaaaattaaaaaagtagaaaaaaagtCTCAAGCTATGAACAAATCAAGCTCAAAATCAAGCTCGTGAGCCGGCTCGACTCGTATGCCACCCCTATCCCACAATccttgaaatgaaaaaaataaaataaaccatcattttgcaactttttttagaataattatatttatactcctGATCTATGGTTTGTTTACAGGAGCAATCttgtcttttaaataattacatatagacccataaaaaaatatcgacATCATTTACACACAtcactttcatttttaaaaaattacgcaTACACTTTCAaaaatgtcaatattattGCACAAGCTATCCCTGCTTTTGACTATCAAAAATGGCTTCTATAATTGTGCAAAAAATAAGAACGTATTCGTATAAAAATACCATAGATCAAAGGATGTAAATGTAAATATCCccgtttttttaaaaaaatcgaaataGGTTCTCTCAACTTCTCATTTTAGGACTTGAACCTATAATCTATCTTTAATAAGAATAAAGTGTCATAATTAGGCAATTTGATTGTTTCtcatattttgcaatttaacCCTTTTAAGGATTGAAAATCCAGATTAAAATTGACCTTCCAACTGTAAAAACAGACCCATTCGATAATCAAAATTAGTTTAAGGGAGAATGTCCCTTTCTTTATTccattcttttcaaatttgttggatttggtgtcctatttttttgctacttttgatctattatttatttacacaaatcactcatattttttgcataataataaaaatcaccCCAAAGAGCCAAAAAGAATGAGTAGTTTTCTTAATGATATGTTGATATTCTTGAgaggtgtatgtgtaattttttaaaaaaagtataatgatTTGTTTAAATGACGTTAATATAtggatgtatgtataattattcaaaaaaaatatgaataatttatataaatttaattatctctaaaatatataattccaGTTATAAAGagtcaaagaaaaaagagaaactaaTAAGAAATCCATGTGGGGATGTTGGTAGGCTGCTCCTCTAGATTCAAATATAACATGATTAAGCTCAAtatacaacaaataattagTCCAATAAGAGAGGGTCCATCCAATAATTTTGTGTATGTCTTTTGGTGTATTAAGCACATTACAAAAATGTGCAGTGTTGGAATTTTGTCAATagagactatatatatacatatgtatatatatatatataagcatttCAAAAACTAGAATTACatcattgataattaaataccCATAATTCATTTTCCATGTCATCACTTTATATGTGTATGGGTACATTGTTTTTacttgataaataatttgtagttgtaatgataatttaacaAGTATAAACTAACAACACTGTACTGCGGCCTAATAACAAATTTGGGATCGTTGAACAAGAGTTTCTTCTTCCCCCAACAGATTGTGGATTTTGCTAGGAGCtatttgtttgcattttcGTGCAGAACTCCGCTCAGTTTCCTCCACGTCCAATTCAGCATCATTTGTGGGAGGCTCCGCAGGAAgatcataataaaatcaacTTTGATGGTGCACTTCTGGAAGAGGGGGAATTCGGTTGGACTAGGGGTGGTGGTGCGGAACTCCCGTGGTGTTTGCTTGGCATGACTTTCACTTCGCATTAGCAAAATAGGCCCAATACTTTTAACGCAAACTTTTGCAGCATGCGAAGCAACCCTCTTGGCTTGTCGCAGATCCTGGCAAAAGGTGACAACCGAAGGAGATTGTGCTACACTTATCTCCAATCTCTCCCTTGGTTTTTCTGACCGctctattttttatccttAAGTTTTAGGTACTGTAGTGTTTCCAGCTCAAATGGAGTCTGCCTCCTCTCTTCTGTTTCCAGGTCAGGCAACTCTGTTGCACATGTGTTGTCCCGAGTTGCTCTTAACCTTGAAGAGGACTCTTTTAATATACCCTTGAGGCGAACGATTGTTGCTTGACGAATTTGTCAAttaatctattaattaattaactccaaaaaaaaaaaatgattggtTGGATACAAAAGTTTGGACATACTAGAATTGGGTGCGGAATGTTAAGTGTTGGGCCAGCTCATTCACATACTGGGCCTGGGGGCTATTTCTGGAAATTGACATGATACTTACAAGTTATTTactaaatgaaaaaacaatgtattaattaatacacatAAATTGatgacataaaaaaataaaaagaagaagtcccgaaattagattaaaattaatgcatTATGTGTACTTAATTGTTAGCCCTATAATTACAATCCTATTTAAAATGTCAACTTCTAATATACAccccataatatatatatatatatatatataggcataaataaatttttagtctcataattTTAGACATTtggagtttttattttttagctttttagaatagcatttttttcacgtatcttttttatataattttagtattttttttgtgaaaataatgCATGTATCTCCCACAcgacattttaaaattagggCTTTTGTTCATATTGGCTCATTTCTGCTAGTATTTTTGCCCTTTAACTTTCTAAGGGAGTAGTTTGGTCCTATATCGTTTTACTTTTAGCGATTTCAGTCCTTTCGTTTTTGCCGGAGTTCACCCTTATCACGGGTGGTGGTAAACTCCAACGAAACAAAAAGACCGAAATTGcgaaaattaagataaaatattaccttagaaaaataaaaagtatgtAAGTTAAGGATcaaaaatgtttttatttatatatagagaggGGGGGAGGGGGAAGAGACAGTGAGACAAAAGTTAAGTCAACTGATTAGAGATGAATCCAAAGACCAAAACATGATTGTTCACTTGCTTGCATGTGGAATTATTAGGGTTTTATTTCatgacaatatttatatatagtttatattatatttaaaattttaatttaggtAATTAGGGATAGTTTATTGCActttaataattgatatagATATGATGAGTGTGATAAGAAAGACAATAAATGGAGGCACATGCAGTGAAAGAATTAATGTCTGGAAATGTATGTGTCTGAAAACCCTAATCATCATAACAAACATATATCTTTGTCCTCTGCAGTTGCTTCATTTGGTTGGATCAAGAATTTGTTCTTCCTCCATGTTATCTGCCTTCCTACATCCCACCAAACTCCACATGCTTGGTTTCcaaatttttaactaataatgcCCACATATGTTTCTTACAATACTCCtactatgtatatatatatatagccgaTGAAGTCTAGTTTAATTGACGAAATTGAGACCATCATGAATTCGAACCCCGCCTTATGCGTGGGATGTTGTTTCCAATGAATAGTAGGTGTTGgttatatttagtttatttgacATTATTGATCAGAGTATGATAGTTGTAATGGTCTTTGTTACACATTGATATCCGACAGGtatgattgtaattaatttatttcaattaataataatttattgttcttacttcaaatgtatatatatacatacatacaatatataaCTGAGATCGCATTCGATTGACGAAAAAAATTGCTACATATGTATACATGACGGCAAATTAGAAATTGCAGTAGATCAACACTATTAATCATGGTCAAACAAAATCGATgctaaaacttaaaatttttatcctgcttaatcaatatttgtcatgattttagcTATGGTATAGTGTTTGACCTCACTTACAGAACAACGGTTAATGATTGTTGCGAAGCTGTAGTTAATTTGTATtcactatgatttttttatttttaccacAGTAATTAACTGTAGCGAAAATTCAGTGATTACATCTTATTAAGGGACTGCTTTGGgctgaatttatttaaaaaatttataaattcatatatcttatgaaatatatttatgtaagcttataagatgcgagattttatttaaaaatgaactCCGAggtgttttttaataaaataattttaaaaataacttaaatataaaattccaaaCATCTCATTATAAGAATACTTTAAAGAGCTTGTAATAAGCTCATCCCTCTAAATCATATGACAAGTGCAGTGCAGTTACTACGTAATTAacgtataatattataaaaatattgataaatcacattatacatgtaataatttttgcttaattatttgttttgatattgaaaattttcactacaacatatttctttttcatactTATAAGGaaagtaatattatatatgtgtagtattatTGAAGATGTAAAAGTATGCTACTTGTAGTGTGGAGTGGACCCATAACTAATATGATTGGATGTGTTGTATATGTCTATGTACCAAGTACCAAAAATGTCATAATTCCCATGAGACAAGTCTAGTGATATTAATCTCGGACATGAGTTATCATCTGTATATTGCAACAATTCTGAGTGACAATATATACATGCACACAGTTTAATTGTCTGAACAAGTGGGGTAAAGCTAAACTCTTAGACAAGAATACTGCACAATAATTGATTATCTCCCATAAATTATTACGGcttaaaatttatagtaaatcaataatatttattgggtttaaatgtaatttactctcgtttaatatgtgaaataagcaaatacctcctgtaaaaaatatagcaaattaTTCATCTGTGTTTCATAAgatgaagcaaattactccctatCGATGGTTTAGAtggggggtaatttgcttttttttttcaaaacatagggggtaatttgttattttatttttcatagagttttttttgcttatttctcatatcactgggggtaaattgcattttttttccgTATTTATTGTTAAGATAGAATCGACaccttaaaaaattgtaattttagtcctatacaTAGAAGCATGGCATTTCAGTCCAGTACGAATtagttttcataatttagttctataattttataattttgacaattttagtcattttctgACTAATTTGGCCGAAAGTCCTATGAATAAATTCATACaggataaaaaatgtcaaCTCCCCTAagttataagactaaaaatgtcGACGCCTCCTaagttacagaactaaaattataatttaatcgaGTCGTGTATAAGCCATATACAATTTTCCAGCCAAATTGgctgaaaatgatgaaaattgtcaaatttttaaagttgtaggactaaaattgtattttttttttcaataggtacgaaaagttaaattttaactatgattaatcAAGATTCATATTTGGAATCTCACACTACAAGTGGCAGAATTACAAGAACGCCCTTGAGGAAATTGGGAAAGGACTAAacattataggattaaaattaattaaaataatcttataataAGAACATTTTTTGGTGCATATAATTAAAGTTGATGAATACCTTGAAAATGGGAAACATAAAAGATAGggaatttattatgattacaTCCTTGCCCATTTGATTAACGCTTTCTTCATTACATTATCATCATCCCATAAAAAACATATTACTTCTTCAAACTCCACAATTACCTTAAAAGTGCTTCTACACCACGcgatttatcaataaatattttaatatagagacaacattaataataaaggTTAAATCGCTTTTGTCTAAACCTTTATTGATGATTTAAAATGTCATTTTTGCCCTCCAACGTCTGTCCACCCGACACCGATACCTCCAACCACCCCaacctaatttttattttattcattttcattcctttttttttgggaaatgtGGGAATACAATTTGGTGGtaaattagcaaattttaaaaatatagggtagataaataaagagataattacattctcctatcctgaaatttggtataattata from Sesamum indicum cultivar Zhongzhi No. 13 linkage group LG3, S_indicum_v1.0, whole genome shotgun sequence harbors:
- the LOC105157154 gene encoding magnesium transporter MRS2-3 isoform X2, translating into MRPAAPHPPSKHAEPRPGGSGEPLLLPIPGGHRKKVASVRAWLTVDSTGEAQVVEAGKHAIMRRTGLPGRDLRILDPVLSYPSTVLGRERAIVVNLEHIKAIITAQEVLFLNSTDPLVTPFVKKLQGIFRHRQAEKAPQEAGGDGNNVEWENSYNLQAPQLMAVADHQSFPSTNEEGNADGEQQVAENAHGLKLLPFEFVALEACLEAACSSLDNEAKRLEQEAHPALDKLTSKISTLNLERVRQIKSRLVAMAGRVQKVRDELEHLLDDDDDMAEMYLTDKLELQQLENSSASSINEQDGIVEEVVPPYLENRAPVENLMGCGGNSFVSDADIQETDVQQEQNIGESNTFRRHSHRTHTSMHSATSKNLDVEELEMILEAYFVQIDGTLNKLSTLREYVDDTEDYINIMLDDKQNHLLQMGVVLSTATVVVSAFVALTGVFGMNITIELFDSDKAGMPEFLWTVGGGTMGCLFLYIAAIAWCKHKRLLE
- the LOC105157154 gene encoding magnesium transporter MRS2-3 isoform X1, giving the protein MRPAAPHPPSKHAEPRPGGSGEPLLLPIPGGHRKKVASVRAWLTVDSTGEAQVVEAGKHAIMRRTGLPGRDLRILDPVLSYPSTVLGRERAIVVNLEHIKAIITAQEVLFLNSTDPLVTPFVKKLQGIFRHRQAEKAPQEAGGDGNNVEWENSYNLQAPQLMAVADHQSFPSTNEEGNADGEQQVAENAHGLKLLPFEFVALEACLEAACSSLDNEAKRLEQEAHPALDKLTSKISTLNLERVRQIKSRLVAMAGRVQKVRDELEHLLDDDDDMAEMYLTDKLELQQLENSSASSINEQDGIVEEVVPPYLENRHVKPLGYFSFGHMAPVENLMGCGGNSFVSDADIQETDVQQEQNIGESNTFRRHSHRTHTSMHSATSKNLDVEELEMILEAYFVQIDGTLNKLSTLREYVDDTEDYINIMLDDKQNHLLQMGVVLSTATVVVSAFVALTGVFGMNITIELFDSDKAGMPEFLWTVGGGTMGCLFLYIAAIAWCKHKRLLE